One part of the Laspinema palackyanum D2c genome encodes these proteins:
- a CDS encoding SGNH/GDSL hydrolase family protein encodes MSDPLLLAIGLLTQMKTSISDAIPNQPKPPEQTVPRINTQEWELTVRADILPTVEMSGPEFSSVGSLSPLGLGDQLFGSYPAEFVGQSHRAIASSNAALPKAETAPERVAYARTPSFRPQSGPQLYQQRLAALQAGQTYTRIPSDSYGSLWVNAWEQPTYEQWKALLEREAQAVAKGQGSNRLAVLLGDSISMWFPQDRLPQGRIWLNQGISGDTSRGILSRLSALRGTRPDTIYILAGINDLRQGMGVDEILENHRQILRCLRQEHPGAQVILQSILPTRLAQIPNRQIEWINQQLAAIAQEEGASYLDLYAQFSDRAGNLQLELTTDGLHLNARGYELWQGTLTHAESWLAVHSRR; translated from the coding sequence ATGAGCGATCCATTATTGCTGGCGATCGGGTTATTGACTCAGATGAAGACTTCAATCTCTGACGCCATACCGAACCAGCCTAAGCCCCCAGAACAAACTGTACCGAGAATCAACACCCAGGAATGGGAATTAACCGTAAGGGCCGATATACTTCCCACAGTAGAAATGAGTGGGCCGGAATTTAGTTCAGTTGGCAGTTTATCTCCCTTGGGGTTGGGTGATCAACTGTTTGGCAGTTATCCAGCGGAATTTGTGGGACAGTCTCACCGGGCGATCGCCTCGTCCAATGCGGCCCTTCCCAAAGCTGAAACTGCACCGGAACGGGTTGCTTATGCCCGAACTCCGTCCTTTCGACCCCAGTCGGGACCGCAACTGTATCAACAACGGTTAGCGGCATTACAGGCGGGACAGACTTATACCCGTATTCCCAGTGATAGTTATGGATCCTTGTGGGTGAATGCCTGGGAACAGCCGACTTATGAACAATGGAAAGCCCTGCTAGAACGAGAAGCGCAAGCGGTGGCGAAAGGACAGGGTTCTAATCGGTTAGCGGTGTTGTTGGGAGATTCCATTAGTATGTGGTTTCCCCAGGACCGACTTCCCCAGGGGCGGATTTGGTTGAATCAGGGGATTTCTGGGGATACTTCCCGAGGCATCCTGAGTCGATTGTCGGCTTTGCGGGGAACTCGACCGGATACGATTTACATTTTGGCGGGGATTAATGATTTACGCCAGGGGATGGGGGTTGATGAAATTCTGGAGAATCATCGCCAGATTCTGCGTTGCCTACGTCAAGAGCATCCTGGTGCTCAGGTAATCCTACAATCAATTTTGCCCACGCGGTTAGCCCAGATTCCCAATCGGCAAATTGAGTGGATTAATCAGCAATTGGCGGCGATCGCCCAGGAAGAAGGGGCGAGTTATCTGGATTTGTATGCTCAGTTTAGCGATCGCGCCGGAAACTTGCAGTTGGAATTAACCACCGATGGATTACATCTGAATGCGCGAGGGTATGAACTCTGGCAAGGGACCCTCACCCATGCAGAATCCTGGCTGGCGGTTCATTCGAGGCGCTAA